From Micrococcales bacterium:
CTTGAAGACCAGCCGAGGCGGCGGCAGGATTGCCAGCCCACACCGCCGTGGCTAGTTGTGGGGTGTAGCCGCAGAACCAAATTGCCATTGAATTGTCGGTGGTGCCGGTCTTGCCGGCGACCTGCCGGCCACCCTCCAGGTAGGCCTGGGTGCCGGTACCACCGCTGATCACGCCGCGTAAGGCTTTGGTCACGCCACGCGCGACATCCTCGGTCATGGCCCGGGCGCAAACTGGTTCTGGCTCGGCGATGACCTCATCTGCGTTGTCTGTGATTTTGACGATTGGGTTTGGCTCGCAGTACATGCCGTCTGCGGCGAAGGAGGCGTAACCGGCCGCCATGGCCAAGGGGGCAACCTCGTTGGCGCCAAAGACCTGGCTGGGGTCACGGTGCCAGGCTGTGCCGTCCGCCCGCTCAATGCCCATCCTCTTGGCCATGTCTTCAACGTCGCACAGGTCGAGTTTGTGTTCCATGGCGGCATAGGCCGCGTTGGCTGAGGCGGCGGTGGCCGCCATGGCGGTACTGGCGCCGGTGCCACCTTTGATCGACCAGTTGCCCACCGTGTAGATGCCGCCATCGAGGCAGCGGTCCTTCCAGCGCGAGCCGCTGTAGCTGGTGCGCGATGGGTCAAAGCCTTCGTAAAGTGAGTGGCCATCGGTCAGCCATTGAGCCAGGATGACCGGCTTGAAGCTCGAACCTGTCTGGAAACCGGTGGCACCGCCCAAGTCATAAGAGACATTGAAATTGACGGCCGTGGCCGTAGCTTCGGCGGCCTCGAACCTGTAGGCCCGGTTCTGGGCCATGGCTTTGACCAGACCAGTGCCGGGCTCAACTGCTGAAAGGGCCACGCCATTGCCGTAGCCGGCTTCCGGCTTTTCGCGCGTGTCGACAGCGATTTTGGCTGCGGCCTGCATTTTCGGGTCAAGAGTGGTGTAGACGTGCAGGCCACCGCGGTTCAGCAGCTGCTGGCGGGCTTCCTTGGTTTCGCCAAACTGTTCAGAGTTACGGATCAAAGCGACGACGTATTCGCAGAAGAATCCGGCGCCGGCTTTGGAATCGGCCACTTCACAGCCCGATTCAGTCGGTGTGACGTTTAGTGATTCGGTCACATCGACAGCGATAGCCTCATCGTGTTCTTCCTGGGTGATATAGCCGTCCCGCAGCAAGGCATCCAACGCGTCGTCACGCCGTTCCTTGTTCATTTCCGGGTTGACCACCGGGTCGAGGGTGTTTGGCGACTGGGTGATGGCGGCGATGGTGGCGGACTGAACAATCGTCAGGTCCTTGGCGCTCACCCCAAAGTAGTAGTTGGCGGCTGATTCGACGCCGTAGACCGACTTGCCGAACTGAGCGATGTTGAGGTACCCCTCGAGCACCTTCTTCTTGCCAACCTTCTTTTCGAAGGCCACGGCCCTCCGGGCTTCTTTCAGTTTGCGGGCGTAGGAGATTTCCTTGGCTGCCTCAATCGCCTCGAAATCGCGGTCCTGGACGGCCTGTTCAATCAGCACATTCTTGATGTACTGCTGGGTAATGGTGGAGGCACCTTGGGTCGAACCGTCGGCGGCGTTGTTGGCCAGGGCCCTGAACATACCCTGCATGTCAACGCCCGAATGCTCCCAGAAGCGCCTGTCTTCCAAGGCCACGACAGCCTGCTGCATCGACTCGGCGATGTCATCCAAGCTAACGACAATCCGGTTTTGGGCGTAGAACTCCGTCAACAGGTTGCCAGCGCCGTCATACATATACGACTTTTGCGATAGCACCGGCACATCAAGATCGACTGGAATGGCGTCGATCACATCACGGGCAGCCTTAGTTGTGGTGTCGACGGCTCCAACTGCAGGCAGCACCATACCGGCGGCTAACACGCCGCCGCCCAGCGCCAGAACCGCAGTGACGACCAGTGCGGTCAACCATCTCCACGAGTGGCTTAGTACCTTTTTGGCTGAAGACACCTTTCAAGACTAAGCCCAATTGGCGACTGGTCTCGACAGATTTGTGCGTCTTGACCACACCTTCACGTAAAGCGCAAAGTCTTTTACGCCCCGTCCCTGGGCCTTTGAGCCTTGGCCGATGCCGTTTCCCAAAGGTGGAATCACACCTCACCTTGGCTAAGGGGTCAGACTCCTGTCCCGTCCTGGAGCCCACCCACCCAAGCCTGAGCCTCCAGGTAAGCCTCCGCTGAGGTGCCGTTTCGCAGCCGGGTTGGTACGGCACTGGCCTTGGGATAAGAACCCAAGTAACGCACCCTAGGTGAAAACCGATGCAGTCCAACTAGGGCCTCAGCCATGCGAGGCTCGCGGACGTGAGCCTCGGCGTCGAGCGAAAAGTGGTAGCGCCCCAGGGCATCGCCAGAGGGTCGCGACTCGATCCGGGAAAGGTTGATGCCGCGGGTGGCGAACTGCTCCAACATTTCGAGCAAGGCACCAGCGCGTTCATCTGGCAGGGCCACTGACAAGGTGGTCTTGTCGGCGCCGGTGGGCGGTGGCACTGGGCCAGGCGGTCCCACCAAAACGAAGCGCGTCACGGCCGAGGCGTTGTCCGCCACGCCGCTGGCCAGCACCGACAGACCGTAGTGAGACACCGCCGGGGGTGGCACCAAGGCGGCCTGGTAGCCCAGGGCCTCCAGGGAGATGTCACCGCCGGCGACCAGCTGCAAATCCGCTGCCGGGGCGGTGTTGGACGCGGCCGCCAAATGAGCCACGCCGGGCAGGCGAGCCCGCATCCAGCGGCGACACTGGGACCAGGCAATTGGGTGGGCTGCGACCGCCTCGACCTGGTCAATCGTGGTGCCCGGGGCGGCCGCCAGGGTGAAGGTAACCGGTACCACGATCTCGCGCCGGATCACCAGCGGTTCACCCTGCGCCAGTGCGTCAAGTACCGCCGTGACACCACCTTCAACCGAGTTTTCGATCGCCACCACGGCCAAATCAGCTTGGCCGGTCCTAACAGCCTCGATGGCGCTGATGACGTCGGTCTGTTCTAGTAGCTCGGCCGCCGCCGGGTCAACCACGCGGCGCAGCGCCTCCTCGGTAAAGGTGCCGGCCGGACCGAGAAAAGCGTAGCGCGGCCGGTCGGTCGGTGTGGCTGACATGGTTACTCCTATTGCAGGCCAAAGGTGCCGTCAAACACCGTCCCAGGCAGCATAGCGGCGCGTTAGGACATTAGGCTTGCGGGCGTGAGAACGCGGCAAAGGCGGCCGATGCCGGGCCCAAGGCTGGTTGTGTACCTGGCCTTTGGGTTTGGGCTGGCTTTGACTGGCAGCGCGTCCAACGCTGTGGCGGCCGGTCAACCGGCCGCCGGCGCTTTGGCCCTGGACGGATCAGCCGTGCTTGAGCCGGACGGCGGCGATTCGGCTGTGACTCTAGTTGGTTTGACCGGACTCACCTGGGATGACGTTTCTGCCGAAAACACACCGCATCTATGGGACCTGGCCGGGTTGGATGGGGCCGGGGTTGGCAATCTGCTGGTGCGGTCGGTCACGGCCGGTTCCTGCCCGGTTGACGGCTGGCTGGCCTTGGGGTCGGGCCGGCGTGCCGCCGAGCGGGCCGGCTCCATCACCTCAGATTTGGCCGGGGTGCCGTCAGACTGCCGGTCGGTTGACGAGTTCGAGGTGACCGAGGGGCATATCGCCGCATGGTCCGATCTGCTCGAGGTCAACACCGGCCCGGCCGGCCAAGAGCTTGGGGCACTGGCCCAGTGGCTCGAACAAATGAACCTGACGGCGGCAGCGGTTGGTCCTGGCGCGGGCATCGCCTTGGCCAACCATGCCGGTCAAGTAGCCAACTATCGCCCGGCGCCAGATGATCCAGCCGCCTTGGCCACGGCCACGACCAAGAGCTTGATGGACCAGGCGGATCTGATACTGGTCGACATTGGCAGCCGGGCGGCCGGCCTGACCCCGGCCCAACTTGACGCCCGGATTGGGGCCGTCTTGGCCGCCACTGACGGCCCGGTAATCGTGGCCTCACTGGCTGACTACCAGCATCCAGATATGGGTCTGTTGGTGGTCCGGGGACTGGCGGCGGCCGGCACAAAAGCTCCGGCAACCGGGCTGCATTTGGTCGGGTCAAGCACCACGCGCAGGCCCGACCTCTCAGCTGTGACTGATCTCCTTGCGGTGTTGGAAGCGGCATTGGTGCCGGCGCCGGTAGGCCCGGTTATGCCCTGGCATTTGACCCCTGCCGGCGGTGATTTGGACGCCACCGCCGGCCAGTTACGTGATGATGCCAGCCACGCCCGGGCCATGCGAGGCGCCTCCCAAGCCGGTTTCACCGCTTTCGCCTTGTTGTCCGGCCTGGCGGCGCTGACTGGCCTAATTGTCATCAGGCGGGGACAGGCCTCGGTTCAAATGGCCGATTCAACCCTTCCGGTGGAGCGACCATCCGGCACAGTTGGACCGGTTGAGACTGCCTGGCTTACCGGGACAGGACTGTCTGGCCGCCTGGCCGAGGCCCTCGCCCTGGTGGCGGTCCTGTTCCCAGCAGCCAGTTTCTTGGCCAACCTGCTGCCATGGTGGCGTCTAATTGTGCCCTTCGTGGTCTGGCTGGTCATCTCGTTGGCGCTGGCTGCGGCCCTAACGGCCCTGGTGCTGGCCCTAAGGCAGAAGGTTCCCTGGCAGCTCCTCAAATCTCCGATGGGTGCGCCGGCCTTGGCCAGTCTGATCACGGTTGTGGCTTTGGTACTTGATCCGCTGTTGGGCTACCGCCTGACCTGGGCCGCGCCTTTGGGCCAAGCCGTTCTAAATGCCAACCGCGTCTATGGTTTCTCCAACACGGTCTATGTGATTTTCGCCAGCGCCACGCTGCTAGTAACTGTGCTGGTAGCCGGCCCGGCCTGGCTGCGCGGTCAGCGGCTGGGGGCAGCCATACCCAGCCTGGCAATTGGTCTGGGCCTGGTGGTAATCACAGCCGCCCCTTCCGGGGCGGCCAACTTTGGCGGCGCCATCACCGCCGCGACCGCGACTTTGGCTTTAGCCTTGGTCGCCGCCGAGATCCGTTTGAATTGGCAGCGGCTGGTGCTAATTGGGCTGGCCGGCGTGGTCGCCGCTGTGGCCGTGGCCTGGCTGGACTTCCTGCGCGGGCCGGACCGCTGGACCCATGTTGGGGCCTTTGTTCAGTCATTTCTGGATGGCGATGCCTGGCCGGTGATCGACTCAAAGGTGGCGATGTGGCTGCGAATGTCCGCTGGAGTGGCAGTGCCTTTGCTGGTGATAGCCCTGGCCGGCTGGATTGGAGCCAAGCGGGGCTTCCGGGTGGCCGGGTGGTCCGATTTGTGGCGCCAGGCCCCCATGCTGCGACCGGTGGCCCTGGCCACCGTGGTGTTCTGGGTAGTCGGAACGCTGGTCAACGACTCAGGCTTGGCTATGGTTGCCATGGGACTACTGTTCGCCGGCCCGCTCCTGGTGGCCATTGTGCTCCGCCACCACCAGCTCGGTTCCAAACCAGTGTGCTGAAGCTCGGTGTCGCCGCAAGCGAGGGGCTGGCCTGCCCCTACGCA
This genomic window contains:
- a CDS encoding transglycosylase domain-containing protein — translated: MSSAKKVLSHSWRWLTALVVTAVLALGGGVLAAGMVLPAVGAVDTTTKAARDVIDAIPVDLDVPVLSQKSYMYDGAGNLLTEFYAQNRIVVSLDDIAESMQQAVVALEDRRFWEHSGVDMQGMFRALANNAADGSTQGASTITQQYIKNVLIEQAVQDRDFEAIEAAKEISYARKLKEARRAVAFEKKVGKKKVLEGYLNIAQFGKSVYGVESAANYYFGVSAKDLTIVQSATIAAITQSPNTLDPVVNPEMNKERRDDALDALLRDGYITQEEHDEAIAVDVTESLNVTPTESGCEVADSKAGAGFFCEYVVALIRNSEQFGETKEARQQLLNRGGLHVYTTLDPKMQAAAKIAVDTREKPEAGYGNGVALSAVEPGTGLVKAMAQNRAYRFEAAEATATAVNFNVSYDLGGATGFQTGSSFKPVILAQWLTDGHSLYEGFDPSRTSYSGSRWKDRCLDGGIYTVGNWSIKGGTGASTAMAATAASANAAYAAMEHKLDLCDVEDMAKRMGIERADGTAWHRDPSQVFGANEVAPLAMAAGYASFAADGMYCEPNPIVKITDNADEVIAEPEPVCARAMTEDVARGVTKALRGVISGGTGTQAYLEGGRQVAGKTGTTDNSMAIWFCGYTPQLATAVWAGNPAAASAGLQGDLRGGFGGQYMASAFKWFMDPAMDGLPHRYFTEPSWEMTKGRMLSVPSVIGMGVEDAKATLEGQGFRAYVSGATVESQYGAGVVAAQSPSAGGEAYPGASVTLTLSSGPPPAAGGGGGGGGGGGRPPPPSPPPGGGGIGTH
- the pheA gene encoding prephenate dehydratase, which produces MSATPTDRPRYAFLGPAGTFTEEALRRVVDPAAAELLEQTDVISAIEAVRTGQADLAVVAIENSVEGGVTAVLDALAQGEPLVIRREIVVPVTFTLAAAPGTTIDQVEAVAAHPIAWSQCRRWMRARLPGVAHLAAASNTAPAADLQLVAGGDISLEALGYQAALVPPPAVSHYGLSVLASGVADNASAVTRFVLVGPPGPVPPPTGADKTTLSVALPDERAGALLEMLEQFATRGINLSRIESRPSGDALGRYHFSLDAEAHVREPRMAEALVGLHRFSPRVRYLGSYPKASAVPTRLRNGTSAEAYLEAQAWVGGLQDGTGV